A single region of the Chitinophaga niabensis genome encodes:
- a CDS encoding GH3 auxin-responsive promoter family protein, with translation MKILSPALSQLARIRMGRIEHFMQYPLQVQQQVFQNLLSAAQYTEFGKQYGFSNIFKIDEFKQRVPVHNYESIKPYIQRVMEGQQNVIWNTPIKWFAKSSGTTADKSKFIPVSIESLDDCHYRAGRDVLSLYYNNLPDSDVLTGKSLVIGGSHQVNKLAPDSDSYAGDLSAVMLQNMPFYGNMIRTPDLSIALMDEWEEKIERMANAVIHENVTSIAGVPTWTIVLIKRIFELTGTDNLADVWPNLELYMHGGVSFTPYREQFKKLIRKPNMNYLESYNASEGFFAAQDVLGEEGLLLFLNHGIFYEFMPMEEYGKEFPRTLQLHEVETGKNYALVISTNGGLWRYLVGDTVQFVSLAPYRIRVSGRTKSFINAFGEELIVDNTDKAIGKACEVTGAIVNDYTAAPIYFSESGSGGHEWLIEFETMPANLETFIDVLDSTLKTINSDYEAKRHKDMALRRPTVRVMTQGCFTEWLKSKGKLGGQHKVPRLNNERHLLEEILRFVEKH, from the coding sequence ATGAAGATTTTAAGTCCAGCTTTATCACAATTGGCCAGAATACGTATGGGCCGTATTGAGCATTTTATGCAATATCCGCTGCAGGTACAGCAGCAGGTATTTCAGAATCTGCTCAGCGCTGCACAGTACACGGAATTTGGCAAACAGTATGGCTTCTCCAATATTTTTAAGATAGACGAATTTAAACAACGCGTTCCCGTTCATAACTATGAATCCATTAAACCCTACATCCAGCGTGTGATGGAAGGGCAACAGAATGTGATCTGGAACACCCCGATAAAATGGTTCGCCAAATCAAGCGGTACCACAGCAGATAAAAGCAAATTCATTCCTGTTTCCATAGAAAGCCTGGACGATTGCCATTACCGCGCAGGACGGGATGTGTTATCCCTTTATTATAATAACCTGCCGGATTCTGATGTGCTCACGGGTAAATCGTTAGTGATCGGTGGCAGCCACCAGGTGAATAAACTGGCTCCGGACAGCGATAGTTATGCAGGAGACCTGAGTGCCGTGATGTTGCAGAACATGCCATTTTATGGAAACATGATCCGCACGCCGGACCTTTCCATTGCTTTAATGGATGAGTGGGAAGAAAAAATAGAACGCATGGCCAATGCGGTGATCCATGAAAATGTGACCTCTATTGCAGGGGTACCTACCTGGACGATCGTATTGATCAAACGGATATTTGAACTAACAGGTACGGACAATCTTGCGGATGTATGGCCTAACCTGGAACTGTATATGCATGGTGGTGTGAGCTTCACTCCCTACCGGGAACAGTTCAAAAAGCTGATCCGCAAACCGAACATGAATTACCTGGAATCCTATAATGCATCCGAAGGTTTCTTTGCTGCACAGGATGTACTGGGAGAAGAAGGCCTGCTGCTTTTCCTGAACCATGGCATTTTCTATGAATTCATGCCGATGGAAGAATACGGCAAAGAGTTCCCCCGCACACTGCAATTACATGAAGTGGAAACGGGAAAGAACTATGCGCTTGTGATCAGTACTAACGGCGGCCTCTGGCGTTATCTTGTAGGCGATACCGTACAATTTGTATCCCTGGCACCTTACCGCATTAGGGTAAGCGGACGTACTAAATCTTTTATCAACGCGTTTGGGGAAGAGCTGATCGTAGACAATACAGATAAAGCCATTGGAAAGGCTTGTGAGGTAACCGGTGCTATTGTGAATGACTATACGGCCGCACCTATCTATTTCAGTGAAAGTGGCAGCGGCGGGCATGAGTGGCTGATTGAATTTGAAACCATGCCGGCAAACCTGGAAACATTTATTGACGTATTAGACAGTACACTTAAGACAATAAATTCCGATTATGAGGCTAAACGCCATAAGGATATGGCATTGCGGCGCCCTACTGTTCGTGTAATGACCCAGGGTTGTTTCACAGAATGGCTGAAAAGCAAAGGTAAACTCGGCGGGCAGCATAAAGTTCCACGACTCAATAACGAGCGGCATTTACTGGAGGAGATCCTCCGGTTCGTAGAAAAACACTAA
- the lptB gene encoding LPS export ABC transporter ATP-binding protein, translated as MALRIHTQQLVKRYRARTVVNHVSVEVTQGEIVGLLGPNGAGKTTTFYMVVGLIKPDEGEVFLNDQNITKLPMYKRAQMGIGYLPQEASIFRKLSVEDNIAAVLEMTKLNKADQKEKLEQLLTEFRLQHVRKSPGDVLSGGERRRTEIARALAVDPKFILLDEPFAGIDPIAVEDIQAIVAKLKYRNIGILITDHNVQETLSITDRAYLLFEGKILKAGTAEELAEDEQVRKVYLGQNFVLRRKDYLDEAAKQ; from the coding sequence ATGGCGCTAAGAATACATACACAACAATTGGTTAAGAGATACCGGGCAAGGACCGTGGTAAATCATGTATCTGTGGAAGTTACGCAGGGAGAGATCGTGGGCCTGCTGGGGCCTAATGGTGCGGGAAAGACCACTACCTTTTATATGGTGGTAGGGCTTATCAAGCCGGATGAGGGGGAGGTTTTCCTCAATGATCAGAATATCACCAAGCTACCGATGTACAAAAGAGCGCAGATGGGAATTGGTTACCTGCCCCAGGAAGCCAGCATTTTCCGTAAGCTGAGCGTGGAAGATAATATTGCTGCTGTATTGGAAATGACGAAGCTGAACAAGGCAGACCAGAAAGAAAAACTGGAACAGCTGCTGACGGAATTCCGTTTACAACACGTGAGAAAAAGCCCCGGAGATGTACTCAGCGGAGGGGAACGCCGGAGAACAGAAATAGCCCGGGCCCTGGCAGTAGACCCTAAATTCATCCTGCTGGATGAACCTTTTGCAGGGATCGACCCTATTGCCGTGGAAGATATCCAAGCCATAGTAGCTAAACTTAAATACCGGAACATTGGCATCCTGATCACGGACCACAACGTACAGGAAACGCTTTCCATTACAGACAGAGCCTATTTATTATTTGAAGGTAAGATCCTCAAAGCCGGTACGGCCGAAGAACTAGCTGAAGATGAACAGGTAAGAAAAGTGTATCTTGGCCAAAATTTCGTACTCCGCAGGAAAGATTACCTGGACGAGGCTGCGAAACAATAA
- the metF gene encoding methylenetetrahydrofolate reductase [NAD(P)H]: MKVTEHISQAKDTLISFEILPPLKGKSIESIYDHLDPLMEFKPSFINVTYHRSEHMFKKRADGSFDKVEIRKRPGTVGICAAIMNHYQVDAVPHLICGGFSKEETENALIDLNFLGIDNVLVLRGDAPKNETFFEAHPNGHRYAIDLLQQVAQMNNGIYLEEDLMGGLKTKFCIGIAAYPEKHFEAPNMQTDMMYLQRKVEAGADYIVTQMFFDNKKYFDFVAKCRDMGITIPIIPGLKPLSTKKQMTILPRTFHVDMPEDLYTEVNKCKTDKEVELVGTEWLIQQSKELKAAGVPVLHYYTLGKPHVVRKVVETVM, from the coding sequence ATGAAAGTTACTGAACATATTTCCCAGGCAAAAGATACATTGATCTCCTTTGAGATATTGCCGCCCCTGAAAGGGAAAAGTATTGAATCCATCTACGACCATCTGGACCCCCTCATGGAATTCAAGCCTTCTTTTATCAATGTTACTTATCACCGTAGCGAACATATGTTCAAAAAACGCGCGGATGGCTCTTTTGATAAGGTAGAGATCCGCAAACGCCCCGGAACGGTTGGCATCTGCGCCGCCATCATGAACCACTACCAGGTAGATGCGGTTCCGCACCTGATCTGTGGTGGTTTCAGCAAAGAAGAAACAGAAAATGCCCTCATAGACCTGAACTTCCTGGGGATAGACAATGTGCTGGTGCTCCGCGGAGACGCTCCGAAGAATGAAACTTTCTTTGAAGCCCATCCTAATGGTCACCGTTACGCCATCGATCTCCTTCAGCAGGTAGCCCAGATGAACAATGGCATCTACCTGGAAGAAGACCTCATGGGAGGCCTCAAAACCAAATTCTGCATTGGCATCGCAGCCTACCCGGAAAAACATTTCGAGGCGCCTAATATGCAAACGGATATGATGTACCTCCAGCGCAAAGTAGAAGCCGGCGCCGATTACATCGTTACCCAGATGTTCTTCGATAATAAAAAGTATTTCGACTTTGTAGCCAAATGCCGGGACATGGGCATCACCATTCCCATCATCCCCGGGCTGAAACCCCTCAGCACAAAGAAGCAAATGACCATCTTACCCCGTACTTTCCATGTGGATATGCCGGAAGATCTGTACACAGAAGTGAATAAATGCAAAACAGATAAAGAGGTGGAGCTGGTAGGTACTGAATGGCTCATCCAGCAATCAAAAGAACTGAAAGCGGCCGGCGTGCCTGTATTGCATTACTACACCCTGGGTAAACCTCACGTAGTGCGCAAAGTAGTGGAAACGGTTATGTAG
- a CDS encoding porin family protein: protein MKKSGLLIIFLTSFVLGVQAQVSLGIRSGYTAANMKISGDVRSELGDVTGNMKTFHGWHLDLLINMPLSNGFYLQPVIRYITKGTGFHAARIPKAELNGVYIPNGSQMKLNYLELPVNLVYKFPLGIGNIAAGFGPYVGYGLRGRYDFDITQNGRSITQNSKQVQFSRRSDNNLAVVRMYPWDAGANFALGYEFDNGLMVGANYSMGLTDIDRIDKMSSKNQYLGISVGFLFNREDY, encoded by the coding sequence ATGAAAAAATCAGGTCTGCTGATCATTTTTTTGACCTCATTCGTATTGGGTGTACAGGCGCAGGTGAGCCTTGGCATCAGGTCCGGCTACACGGCGGCGAACATGAAAATTTCCGGAGATGTGCGCAGTGAACTGGGAGACGTGACCGGTAATATGAAAACATTCCATGGCTGGCACCTTGATCTGTTGATCAATATGCCCCTGAGCAATGGTTTTTACCTTCAGCCCGTGATCCGTTACATCACAAAGGGTACGGGCTTTCATGCAGCACGGATACCCAAGGCAGAATTGAACGGCGTGTACATTCCTAATGGCAGCCAGATGAAACTGAATTACCTTGAATTACCTGTTAATCTCGTATATAAGTTTCCGTTAGGTATCGGGAATATTGCTGCCGGATTTGGGCCTTATGTGGGATATGGTTTGCGCGGTCGGTATGATTTTGATATTACCCAGAATGGCCGGAGCATTACGCAGAACTCAAAGCAGGTGCAGTTTTCCCGCCGCTCAGATAATAACCTGGCCGTGGTGCGGATGTATCCCTGGGATGCAGGGGCAAATTTTGCACTGGGGTATGAATTTGATAACGGGTTAATGGTAGGCGCCAACTACAGCATGGGACTTACGGATATTGACCGGATAGATAAAATGAGCAGTAAGAACCAGTACCTGGGGATCAGTGTTGGTTTTTTATTTAACCGGGAAGATTACTGA
- a CDS encoding porin family protein — protein MKKVLLSFAVMLVAGASFAQVKFGITAGPSFSSTTYKNPLVNNGNKKTSDMLTGLRAGVTVDLPLADEFFIQPSLLYVGKGGKQENALGADIKTRLHYLELPLNFMYKPEVGTGNLFIGLGPYFSYALGGKVGDNDIDFGSDNALQTKRMDAGANFQVGYELPMGLNFGLHTDLGLVNINGAGDDDNRVKNTSFGVSVGYKFGSMMRR, from the coding sequence ATGAAAAAAGTATTGTTATCCTTTGCGGTTATGTTGGTAGCAGGTGCTTCTTTTGCACAGGTTAAGTTTGGCATAACAGCGGGACCGAGCTTTTCAAGTACAACTTACAAGAATCCGTTGGTGAACAACGGGAACAAAAAGACCAGTGATATGTTGACGGGGCTCCGTGCAGGGGTGACCGTAGACCTTCCGCTGGCAGATGAATTCTTTATCCAGCCCAGCCTTTTATATGTAGGCAAAGGCGGTAAACAGGAGAATGCCCTGGGAGCAGACATTAAAACCAGGTTGCATTACCTGGAACTCCCGCTGAACTTTATGTACAAACCGGAAGTAGGAACAGGTAACCTGTTCATTGGCCTTGGCCCCTATTTCTCTTATGCATTAGGTGGTAAAGTGGGAGACAATGATATCGACTTTGGAAGCGACAACGCTTTGCAGACCAAAAGAATGGATGCGGGTGCCAATTTCCAGGTGGGATATGAATTGCCGATGGGACTGAACTTTGGTCTTCATACAGACCTTGGCCTGGTGAATATCAATGGTGCCGGTGATGACGACAACAGGGTGAAGAATACCTCCTTTGGTGTTTCTGTTGGGTACAAGTTTGGCAGTATGATGCGTCGTTAA
- a CDS encoding porin family protein, translating into MTKKIVLSCMAIGLSVAAMAQARVGIKGGYNLANITTGSGGNVEENKFKSSFNVGVIADFPLSPVLSLQPGVFYTGKGSKLERGNPGDVTYFKTSTNPQYIEIPVNLVGKIPIGEDTRLFIGAGPYAAFGVAGKNKYALGPVSGESKIKWDDDTPFDNTDPNQGYDKYKRFDYGGNLLAGVEVGNFLISAQYGLGFAKILSGADDSRDDKSKNRVWSFSVGYLFGGSGSGKNKAE; encoded by the coding sequence ATGACGAAAAAGATTGTTCTCTCATGTATGGCTATCGGTTTATCTGTAGCTGCCATGGCTCAGGCAAGGGTAGGTATTAAAGGCGGGTATAACCTTGCCAATATTACTACCGGAAGCGGCGGGAATGTAGAAGAAAACAAATTCAAGAGCTCTTTTAATGTGGGCGTTATCGCGGATTTTCCACTTTCTCCCGTCCTTTCACTTCAACCCGGTGTATTCTATACCGGTAAAGGTTCCAAATTAGAAAGAGGAAACCCCGGTGATGTTACTTACTTCAAAACCTCCACCAATCCTCAATACATTGAAATTCCGGTAAACCTTGTGGGTAAGATCCCTATAGGTGAGGATACCCGGCTCTTTATTGGTGCCGGCCCTTATGCAGCTTTCGGCGTGGCCGGTAAGAACAAGTATGCGCTTGGACCTGTAAGCGGTGAATCCAAGATCAAGTGGGATGATGATACCCCGTTTGACAATACAGATCCTAACCAGGGGTACGACAAGTACAAACGTTTTGACTACGGTGGTAATTTGCTGGCCGGCGTTGAGGTGGGTAACTTCCTTATTTCTGCGCAGTATGGTTTAGGCTTTGCCAAGATCCTTTCCGGTGCGGATGATTCCCGTGATGATAAAAGCAAGAACAGGGTATGGAGCTTTTCAGTAGGTTATCTTTTTGGAGGTAGCGGAAGCGGTAAAAACAAAGCAGAATAG
- a CDS encoding TlpA family protein disulfide reductase, with the protein MQKLLYFLICLCSTFSLHAQGYNITVQLKGYQSGTVYLGHYMGKTTYVMDSAQISNEGVAVLKGPEKQPGGIYMVVLPGKTRYVEMLMDKVQNFSVSIDTSDLSGKTIYKNSPDNDMFSAYNKFLSSQSDIMNDIQQKLAAARTAEDTAKVRPLSEGLGKKLLAYRNNIIQQHPQTLLASIFKAMRETEVPPMPRKKDGSLDSTYPYLYFKAHYWDDVDLSDGRLVRTPIIESRLTRYFNQLVAPVPDSVILEGDRLIAKTRKDKESFKYVVWWLTHTYEGSPIMGMDAVFVHLVEKYYVTKQAYWVTEEQNQKIIDRAFTIAPNLIGQKAAALPLVDTAGRPKALYDIKSKYTVLVFWDPTCGHCITEVPRLDSAYKASWKKKGVTMYGVKTEGTQAEWTQFIKDKNLVGWAHVWDPGYKSNYRKFYDVYSTPLVYLLDENKKILAKRLGVEQLEEFLERESKVAVKK; encoded by the coding sequence ATGCAAAAACTGCTATACTTCCTTATCTGCCTTTGCAGCACTTTTTCCCTCCATGCACAGGGATACAATATCACGGTTCAATTGAAAGGATATCAATCGGGTACGGTGTACCTGGGGCACTACATGGGCAAAACCACGTATGTAATGGATTCCGCACAGATCAGTAATGAGGGGGTTGCGGTGTTAAAAGGCCCTGAAAAGCAGCCCGGGGGCATTTATATGGTAGTGCTTCCAGGAAAGACCCGCTATGTTGAAATGCTGATGGACAAGGTGCAGAACTTTTCCGTTTCAATAGATACCAGCGACCTGTCCGGCAAAACAATCTATAAGAATTCTCCGGATAACGATATGTTTTCCGCGTACAATAAATTCCTTTCTTCCCAGTCTGATATTATGAATGATATTCAGCAGAAGCTGGCAGCAGCCCGTACTGCGGAAGACACCGCAAAAGTTCGCCCCCTTTCGGAAGGGTTGGGTAAAAAGTTGCTGGCATACAGGAATAATATCATCCAACAGCATCCGCAAACCCTCCTGGCCAGCATCTTTAAGGCTATGCGGGAAACAGAGGTACCTCCTATGCCGAGGAAAAAGGACGGCAGCCTGGATTCTACCTATCCCTACCTGTATTTTAAGGCGCACTACTGGGATGATGTAGACCTTAGTGACGGAAGGCTGGTACGAACCCCTATCATCGAAAGCCGGCTTACCAGGTATTTTAACCAGTTAGTGGCGCCAGTTCCGGATTCCGTGATCCTGGAAGGGGACAGGCTGATCGCTAAAACCAGGAAAGACAAAGAGAGCTTTAAGTATGTGGTATGGTGGCTTACACATACCTATGAAGGTTCTCCGATCATGGGAATGGACGCGGTTTTTGTACACCTGGTGGAAAAATACTACGTTACAAAACAGGCTTACTGGGTAACAGAAGAACAAAATCAAAAGATCATCGACAGGGCTTTTACCATTGCCCCTAACCTGATAGGCCAGAAAGCAGCGGCGCTGCCATTGGTAGATACAGCAGGCAGGCCCAAAGCGCTCTACGATATAAAATCAAAATATACAGTATTGGTTTTCTGGGACCCCACCTGCGGGCATTGCATCACAGAAGTTCCCCGGCTGGATTCTGCTTACAAGGCAAGCTGGAAAAAGAAAGGGGTAACCATGTATGGTGTTAAAACAGAAGGCACACAGGCAGAGTGGACCCAATTCATTAAAGACAAAAACCTCGTTGGCTGGGCGCATGTGTGGGACCCCGGTTATAAGAGCAATTACCGCAAGTTCTATGATGTATACAGCACGCCGCTTGTTTACCTGCTGGACGAAAATAAAAAGATCCTTGCTAAACGCCTTGGGGTGGAACAATTAGAGGAATTCCTGGAGCGGGAATCGAAGGTGGCGGTAAAGAAGTAG
- the rlmD gene encoding 23S rRNA (uracil(1939)-C(5))-methyltransferase RlmD — MRKKNVVLENVPVTAYAAEGKALARVDGKVIFIEGGVVPGDVVDVRLSKNKKDWAEGKATQIHTYSPDRVTPFCDHFGLCGGCKWQMLPYERQLAYKQQQVEDHLRRIGHLEFPALPPILGAVKTRHYRNKLEFTFSNKAYLTDEEIREAGEDWPRRNALGFHIPKLFDKVLDIQTCYLQEEPANLIKNTIRDWAEKHKLSFYDIRRQEGWLRNLVLRICTTGEVMVNLVIHHEAKEQREALLNHLLATVPGITTLLYTINPKKNDSIFDLEPKVFFGKGYVEEKLEDFSFKIGPKSFFQTNTYQGEALYKVTRDFAGLTGRETVYDLYCGTGSIGIFVSRSAGKVVGIELIKEAIDDARENAAANKVENATFFAGDVIDICDDAFFAEHGAPDVIITDPPRAGMHEKLTAKLLEVAAPRIVYVSCNPATQARDLALLNEKYSVEKVQAVDMFPHTHHIENVVLLQRRY; from the coding sequence GTGAGGAAAAAAAATGTAGTTCTGGAAAATGTGCCCGTAACTGCTTATGCCGCAGAAGGTAAAGCGCTCGCACGGGTAGACGGTAAAGTGATCTTTATTGAAGGAGGCGTTGTGCCGGGAGATGTGGTAGATGTAAGGCTCAGTAAAAATAAAAAGGACTGGGCAGAAGGAAAAGCCACGCAGATACACACTTATTCACCGGACCGGGTAACGCCCTTTTGTGACCACTTTGGTCTTTGTGGCGGATGCAAATGGCAGATGCTCCCTTACGAGCGTCAGCTGGCCTATAAACAGCAACAGGTGGAAGATCACCTGCGGCGGATCGGGCACCTGGAATTTCCCGCCCTGCCCCCCATCCTGGGAGCTGTAAAAACAAGGCATTACCGGAATAAACTGGAATTCACTTTCTCCAATAAAGCCTACCTCACAGACGAAGAGATCCGGGAAGCCGGGGAAGATTGGCCCCGCCGCAACGCTTTGGGGTTCCATATCCCCAAACTGTTTGATAAAGTGCTGGATATCCAAACCTGTTATTTGCAGGAAGAACCCGCCAACCTTATCAAGAACACCATCCGCGACTGGGCAGAAAAACACAAATTGTCCTTTTATGATATCCGCCGCCAGGAAGGTTGGCTGCGTAATCTGGTTTTACGCATCTGCACAACAGGAGAAGTAATGGTGAACCTGGTGATCCACCACGAAGCAAAGGAACAGCGGGAAGCATTACTCAATCACCTGCTGGCAACCGTTCCGGGTATTACCACTTTGTTATATACCATCAATCCCAAAAAGAATGATAGTATCTTTGACCTGGAACCGAAAGTATTCTTCGGTAAAGGTTATGTAGAGGAAAAACTGGAAGATTTTAGCTTTAAGATCGGCCCCAAATCTTTCTTTCAAACAAACACTTACCAGGGAGAAGCGTTATATAAGGTTACACGTGATTTTGCAGGATTAACCGGCAGGGAAACCGTGTACGATCTTTATTGCGGCACCGGCAGCATCGGCATATTTGTGTCCCGCAGCGCCGGAAAAGTAGTAGGGATAGAATTGATCAAAGAAGCCATCGACGATGCGCGGGAAAATGCAGCCGCCAACAAAGTAGAAAACGCTACGTTTTTTGCAGGTGATGTGATAGATATTTGTGATGATGCATTTTTTGCCGAACACGGCGCCCCTGATGTGATCATTACAGATCCGCCAAGGGCAGGGATGCACGAAAAACTAACCGCTAAACTGCTGGAAGTAGCGGCACCGCGGATCGTTTACGTGAGTTGTAATCCGGCAACGCAGGCAAGGGACCTGGCGTTGCTCAATGAAAAATACAGTGTGGAAAAAGTGCAGGCCGTAGATATGTTCCCGCATACGCACCACATTGAAAATGTAGTATTACTGCAACGCAGGTATTAA
- a CDS encoding rhomboid family intramembrane serine protease, with protein MSEFRPGRFQMLPLVIKNLLIINGLVFLAQVTLENMYGYRMEDLFGLHYWGSELFKPHQLVTHLFMHGGFGHVFFNMFALWMFGSALENIWGPKRFLVFYIICGIGAALCHMVVLTYDNMQVVKAVQHFNADPAFDTFNAIYEKYGLGNYVISEGNQQVSLQSFRDAWSTMPPESYDMTFRAKLYLAKFVETYANIPTVGASGAVFGILFAFGYLFPNNYLFILPIPFPIKAKYFIGGYILLELYMGIKNSGEDNVAHWAHLGGALFGYLLLKFWNKRNRRTLY; from the coding sequence ATGAGTGAGTTCAGACCCGGCAGATTCCAGATGTTGCCCCTGGTAATCAAGAACCTTCTGATCATAAATGGATTGGTATTTCTGGCACAGGTCACCCTGGAAAACATGTATGGCTACCGTATGGAAGACCTCTTTGGTCTGCATTACTGGGGCTCTGAACTCTTCAAACCCCACCAGCTGGTCACCCACCTGTTCATGCATGGCGGGTTCGGCCACGTTTTCTTCAACATGTTTGCATTGTGGATGTTTGGTAGCGCCCTCGAAAACATCTGGGGTCCCAAACGTTTCCTCGTTTTTTATATCATCTGTGGCATTGGTGCCGCACTTTGCCATATGGTTGTTCTCACGTACGACAATATGCAGGTAGTAAAAGCTGTTCAGCATTTTAATGCTGACCCAGCCTTCGATACTTTTAATGCTATCTACGAAAAATACGGATTAGGCAACTATGTGATCAGTGAAGGCAATCAGCAGGTAAGCCTGCAAAGTTTCCGGGATGCCTGGAGCACCATGCCGCCGGAATCGTACGACATGACCTTCCGCGCAAAGCTCTACCTCGCGAAATTCGTAGAAACCTACGCCAATATCCCTACCGTTGGAGCCTCAGGAGCAGTGTTCGGAATATTGTTCGCTTTCGGGTACCTTTTTCCCAACAACTATTTGTTCATTCTACCCATTCCTTTCCCCATCAAGGCAAAATATTTCATCGGCGGATACATCCTCCTGGAGCTGTATATGGGCATTAAAAATTCAGGGGAAGATAATGTGGCACACTGGGCACACCTGGGTGGCGCATTATTTGGTTATCTCTTGCTGAAGTTCTGGAACAAACGGAACCGGCGAACACTTTATTGA